A segment of the Triticum urartu cultivar G1812 chromosome 1, Tu2.1, whole genome shotgun sequence genome:
aatcaaattcttgtaacaagacaacccatcgaataagtctaggtttagcatctttattttccataagatatttaatagcagcatggtctgtgtgaacaattactttggaatcaacaatataaggtctaaatttatcacaagcaaacaccactgctaagaattctttttcagtagtagcataatttctttgagcattgtctagagttttactagcataatgaataacattcagtttcttatcaactctttgtcctagaacagcatcaataacataatcactagcatcacacataatttcaaaaggcaagttccaaccaggtggttgaacaataggtgcataaATTAAGGCTTTtgtgagtgtttcaaaggcttctaaaaaATCATAATCAAAAACAAAAGGGATATCCTTTTGCAAAATActcgtaagaggcctagaaattttagaaaagcctttgataaatctcctatagaaaccagcatgacctaagaaactacgaataccttttatatctttaggacatggcattttctcaattgcatcaaccttagcttggtccacttcaatacctctttcagaaattttatgacccaaaacaatgccttcattaaccataaagtggcacttctcccaattcaagacaagatttgtttgttcacatctctgcaaaactcgctcaagattccttaaacaatcatcaaaagacttcccataaacagagaaatcatccatgaaaacctcaacaatcttttcacaaaagtcagagaatatagcagtcatacatctttgaaaggtggcaggtgcattacataaaccgaaaggcatacgtctataagcataagttccaaaggcacaagtaaaagtggtcttttcttgatcaggttgagaaacaggtatttgtgaaaaacgaGAATATCCATCAATGAAGAAAAAGTGTGattgcttagataatctttcaagcatttgatcaataagaggcagagggtaatgatcttttctaattgctttatttaattttctaatatcaattaccattctataacctgtaacaattctttgtgtaataagttcattcttatcattaggaacaacacttatacctcctttcttagggacacaatgaataggacttacccatctactatcagctataggatagattatacctgcttccagaattTTTAATAtctccgttcttaccacttctttcatcttcgggtttaaccgatgttggtgatcaacaacggatTTAGCATCaagttccatattaattttgtgctgacatagagtgggactaatgacCTTTAAAttatcaagagtatatccaatagcagcccggtgcttccttagaacttttaataatctttcttcttcatgctttgaaaggttagcactaataataacaggatatatcttcttttcatcaagataagcatatttcaaagtgtctggcaattgttttaattcaaacacaggattaCCTTttggtggaggaggacctcccagagtttcaataggcaagttgtgtttaaGTAGAGGGCGTTGTTAAAAGACAATCTTAtatatttcatttctttcatgcatatgaaaatcattttcatggtctagcaaatattgttctaaaggatcagtaggtggtacaacaatagaagcaagaccaattaattcatccttactaggcaattatttttcatgaagctttctactaaacttggaaaaattaaactcatgagactcatcaccaaagctaacaccgacagtttgtttctcacagtCTATTTTAGCACTAAAAGTGTTCAAGAatggtctaccaaagataatgggacaaaagtcatcttgtggggaaccaagaacaagaaaatcagtagggtattttattttcccacacaagacttcaacatctctaacaatcccaattggtgatatagtgtctctattagcaagtttaatagtaacatctatgtcttctatttctGCAGGTGCTATgccattcataatttcttgatataaggtgtaaggaatagcactcacactagcacctatgtcgcataaaccatgataacaatgatctcctattttaactgagataacgggcatgccaacaacagttctatgtttatcctttttatcaggtttggcaattctagcagcttctccacagaagtaaataatatgcccatccatatcttcttccaagatATCTTtcaccatagcaatactaggttctactttaatttgttcatcaggtttaggtgttctaatatagcttttgttaaccacagttaaaactttagcatgttcctttatcctaatagggaaaggcggtttctcaatataagcagaaggaacaactagatcaacattgtaaagtatagtttcttctttaactggtaccagttctttaatttcttctttaataggtgggtgatatttaaaccacttctctttagggagatcaacatgagtagcaaatgattcacaaaaggaggctactatctcaaagtcaagtccatatttagtgctaaacttttgaaaagcatcggtatccataaaagatttaacacaatcatacttaagtttaatatcTGACTCTTTatctttgtcgagttcccaatctttagagttgcgtttaattctttccaaaagatcccaccggaattcaatagtcttcttcataaaagaaccaacacAATAAGTATCAAGCAtagtttgatcattacgagaaagacgagcataaattttttggataataatttctcttgagagctcatgattggggcatgaatataacattgacttaagcctcccccaagctagagcgatactttctccttcacgaggccaaaagttatatatataattccgatcacgatgaactagatgcataggataatttttttgatggaactccaatttcaaacgattccaattccaagatccaatatcatcgcatagcccaTATCATGCCAATGATTTTctcttcaaagataaagggaaaaccttcttcataacttcatctccgggtaaacctgcaagcttgaacaatccaaaaaattgttctacatatatcaagtgcatatcaagatgttcagttccatctcctgcataaggattagctagcagttgttctatcatacctgaaggaatttcatattcaatattttcagtaggtgcagtaggttgaggggtagctaattgtggttccggtcgaggtgaatataccccgaacaaacccctcaaaggattattttccatagtaacaagtgacaataaatttcagcacactatataaatgtttccttaccaaattccacttaccaaaggtgcttcactctccggcaacggcgccagaaaatagccttgatgacccacaagtatatggaaTCAATTGTAtcccttttcgataagtaagagtgtcgaacccaacgaggagcagaaacaaatgacaagtggttttcagcaaggtaatgtctgcaagtgctgaaattataagtagcagagtagtttgatagcaagataatatgTAATGatcaagtaacgatagtagtaacaaaaatgcagcaaggtagcccaatccttttgaggcaaacgacataccaaaacggtctcttatgataagcaaagcgttcttgagggtacacgggaatttcatctagtcactttcatcatgttggtttaattcgtgttcggtactttgataatttgatatgtgggtggaccggtgcttaggtgccgttcttacttgaacaaacctcatacctatgattaaccccccccctcgcaagcatctgcaactaggagaaaagtattaagaataaattctgaccatagcattaaacttttggatccaatcggtcccttacggaatagcgcataaactggggtttaagcttttgtcactctcacaacccatcatctaattgctactccacaatgcattcccttaggccaaatatggtgaagtgtcatgtagtcgacgttcacatgacaacactaagggaatcacaacatacacactatcaaaatatcaaacacatatcaagttcacatgattacttgcaacatgatttctcccgtaaccttaagaacaaaagtaactactcacaaatgataatcatgctaaagatcagaggggtattaaatagcatattggatctgaacatataatcttccaccgaataaaccatatagtaatcaagtacaagatgtaatcaacactactagtcacccacaagcaccaatctatagttctagtcacaagattgaacacacgagatgaactagggtttgagatgagatggtgatgttgaagatgttgacggagattgccctcccgaatatgggagagttgttggtgatgatgatgacgatgatttccccctcctggagggaagttcccccgacggaatcgctccgccgaagggcaaaagtgctcctgcccaagttccgcctcgagacggcggcgctctgTCCCAAAAGTCCtatccttattttttttctaggtcaaaattacctatataccataagatgggcaccggaggtgggcctgggtgagcacaacccaccagggcacaccTAGGCTCCCTgacgcgcccaggtgggttgtgcccacctggtgggccccctctggtagttatttgctccaatattccttaaatattccataaaaattctccgtgaagtttcagcttgtttggagttgtgcataataggtagcccgacgtagcttttccaggtccagttTTCCAGCTGCCGggattctccctctttgtgtataccttgcatattatgagagaaaaggcattagaattactctaaaaagcattattatggataaaaacattataaataatagtaagaaaacatgatgcaaaatggacgtatcagtgggCGCCTTCAAGTCCAACCACGAGTGATTCGAGTCTCATCCATTGGGGTCACTCAAAGGAGAATAGGGCAAGTGATTGGTGGCATTCAGGAAGCTTTGGCACCCACGCCCTCTACAAAGTAAATTAGCACTCCCCAAGAGTGTGAACTTGGGGATATACCATCTTCTCCAACTTGTGGTTAATCTTTTTTCACACTTCTACTTTGTGTTGGTGCTTGCTAGCTAGTTTGTTGCTCATTCTTATCTTGTTGTTTGCTTGCTTGTTGCACCATTTTATTTGTTCTCACCATAGATTGCATATCGAGATAACTTACTTTATCCACACTATCCAAGTTTACGTAAAAAACTTCAAAAAATTGCAATCTCCTATTAATCTGCCCTTGGTCCTTCACTTTGGCAATAGACCAAGAGTCGTTTTCCTTACAAACCTAGTCGTCAAAGAGGCATGACCTATTGGACGTGTAACGTGTTGTGTGGGACGACTTAGAAGACATAGACCACATCGTTTTTGGATTCCACCTAGCGCAAAAGTGTTCGTGTAGTTGGTTATGTTGGGCAAGTGTCCGACGGCAGACAACCTCACGAAGCGAGGATGGCCTCACGATCCACCATGCTTTCTTTATCGTTCTGCTCTAGACGTCGTCGCCCATATGCTGGCCTACTGCCCTTTTCTCATAGGCATTTTGGGCCGAGGTCCTGCAACAATTCAAACTTCCTCCCTCATGGACTTGTGgcaggcgggttgccccgccgtGCCCAAAGTTGACTGAATGGTGTGGAACTCTCTTGTGCAATTGATTAGGTGGACAACTTGGAAGGAGAGGAATGAAGGGATTAAGCATGGATTCGCCCATCGAGGCATCGACCAAATGGCCTCGCAGTTCATCACAAAGATGAGTTACTGACACGCTACTGGTCGTTCATAGATTTGGTCCCTAATAGACCGACCGTTCGAACTTGACTAGTGGCCATGTGTGTTTTCATTTTGTTGGGGTTCCACCCACTTGTACTCATGCTGCCGTTTACCTATAACACCGCCATACTTCTAATTCATGATTAATGAAAAGTTGCGTTGTTAGCATTTTCTTCAAAAAAGTACCGAGTTACTAGGTTCATGGTTAATTGTGATAAATCATCAATTTCAAAGTATCAAGAGGTAAAGACTAAATTCCTCATCCCATCTGAAACACATGAACTCAAAAGGTAGGAATAAGAAAAATGTAGAAATCAAAATGACACGAATCTCATATTCCTACATGAACTAAAACTACATGAAAACTGCAAAACCGTCGTCTGGATGTCAATGGGGAAAACACAAAAATTGTAGATACAAAGACGAAAACATGAGGGGGACCACAAGTTTGTTTTCCTCCAAAAAAAATCTCATATGGATAGCCCATTCTATGGGAATTTCAAGAAATGTAGGTTAGTAGCCCATCGTTGTCCAAACGGCACCGAATGGAAAATTCCTATTAGGAATCACATAGCTTAAAATTCTTAGGTTTTTTTGCTTTGTTCAAAACAGAGCCTAGTGTTCTCGAaggaaaaaaaaaaaaaacaaggACGCCAGCCAAACTAAACTAGCCCTCGAATGGCCACTCCTACTTGTCAGGATTGGATTTGGGATTCGTGGAGCGGACCACGCGCGCGCTTTGTTTGCCTTCCTCCCCGCTTTCGCTCCGGCCACGGCCGCAGATGGCGACGGCCACCGCCTCCACGTCCCTCCGCCCGCCGCCGTCCCCGTCCCCGCCTCGGCTTGCGGTTGCGCCCTCTTCATCTCGCGCCTCTGTTCTTCTCCTTCCCCAGCGAACTAAAGGGTTCTCTGGCCGTTCGCCTTCTTCCTTTAATCGATTCTGTACTGGCTAGGGGTCGCTGCGCCAGTGGTGCTGGGGAACCCCTACGCATTCCTCTCGGAGAGCATTCCACGCGCATCGGCGGAAGAGGTTCGCGCTGTGCGCTTGCTCTCTGTTTTCTTCAGTTTGGTTCTCTTGTGTATACTGGATGCTTTCCGGTTTGAAGGAACGACATTTTGTCTAAACTGGTTTAACTTATTTCTCTAATTACAAAAGGACAGTTCATGTTACCTGCTTAGCTGAAATTGTATGGGATTGGGAGATACATCATACATGAGTTGGGAAAATTTTTGTACTGTGCACAATTTCGAATTTGTAGTGGTGATAGCATTGTTTACATTCACTAAAGAGTGAAGTGCATCAAAGGTCCTCAAACTATTTAAAAGGTGTTACGTAGGTCCTCGAACTATGAAAAGGGTCATTCAGGTCCTCAAAGTGCAATATGCGTGTCATCCAAGTCCTCGAACTATTTTAGCGGTGTCATGTAGGTCCTTAAACTATTTCAAATGTGTCACATACGTACACACTTATTGCACTTCAAGGATTTTTGAGGACCTGGATGACACTTTTCATAGTTCGAGGACCTATGTGACACCTTCAAAATAGTTCGAGGACCTAGGGTGCACTTCACTCAAATGAGTGTGGAAATTTAACTAGATGGGGCCTACGGCACTAAACAGGTCAGCAAGTGTGACCAATGCTGGAAAGTCATGATATTTCTGCTAGTGATGCAAACTTCTGATTGTTGTGTAAGTATTTTCATTCAATGTTTGTTCCTGAACTCTGATACTGCCATATACATGTCAGAGTCATTATGTGATTTTGCTCTCATACGTTTTATTTTTCCATTGGAGATTGTGCGGGAATAGATGGTGTTTCCTCTTGTTTATTAAGAACTAATGATTTCATTAAAAACAGGAACACTTTGTTATGCGCAGCCGTTAAAGGCCCAGAAGAATCCTTCAAGAAGACCATTGAAGTGGATAGGCTGATTGATATGCTGAGAGATGCAAATCCCGGAGAGGTAACCATGCTGCATATCTTCAGTTTTACTGATCTTTCTGGTCACGACAAGCTACAATTCCTTTCCCTATATTTCAGTGTTGAACTAGATTTGTTGTCAATCATCAGTTCATTCAATACGTAAACCTTTGGCCTGTAACTAACTATATGTGCTTCGAGTATCCTCCCCATGCTTATTTCATAATCGGTAGAACCAAGCTTGGCATTGGTTGGTTGGTGGCATTTGATTAGCTACTTAAAGTATAGGAGATCCTTATGAGCTATCAGATTTGCCTTTTTTTGTGTGTATGTGCCCAAATATGTGGCTAGATTTTATTAGTAGTCCTAGTATATTTCAGGCACGATATGATTTGTTCAGTTGACAAATCTTGAGTGTCTTAATTTTATCATTCTACATAAAAGTACCAGATGAAGAACTAATGCACCTTCTTACATGCAAACAGCTTGATCTAATAGTGGTTGAAAATATTCTAGCGTTCAGTGAGGGTTTCTGGGTTCGGCTGGCTGCTCGGATTGATCTATGCAAATCGGATGATGATAAAGTATGGTTGCACATCTGGATTTATTTTTACTAATTGTGGTCATTATCTTTTTCATCTTCAATTTTCTCACTTTTTAGTGCCTCCATCTCCCTTTTGTTTTTTCAGAAAGATTATGAAGAACTGGCAGAGAATGTCATGAACATAGTTGACCGTGTCGTCCACAAGACTGATGTAAGAACCATGTTCTTTCATGCATAACTCCTCATTTAAGTGCTACTGTCTGCCACTTGATGTGAATTCCTCAAGCCTTTATATTTTTAATATGATAAACTGCGTGTTCCTTGCATGCTGCTAATTTTAATCCCTATTGTTCAGGAGAAGATTGAACAATCAACTGATGTTCTGAAGGCAATTATTAGTCCTGTTATGAATGAAGGAGAAGATGCGATGTGGCCACCAAGAAATCCGGAGGCTCTCAAATTGATGGAAAAAGTAAGCACAAGTCTCATGTTCTATACAGTAGTTGGCTTTCACATTATAATTGTCAAATGTGATAATCAGTGCAAGAATATAGACATCTGTACTGCTTATATACTTCAATTTCAATCGTGCTTTGCGCAAGTTTCTTTTATCAATTAAAAAAGAACCCGCAGTTACTTTCATGAAACTGAATTCTTTGGGCTCCAAAGATGTGTCTGTTAAAATGTAATTTTAAGCCATACTATTATTTTACCTTGTTCTCCATATTCTGATGTGATTTTTAATGTCTTCTTGACATCCCCAGGAAATATCAAACAGAGAAAAAGAAGGACAGCTAGATGAGAGTTTTCTGTCAGAAGTTAATGCTCAGCTGAGGCAAGTAAGTGGTACTATTTATTGCTTTCTCGGTTTGAGTTgttttatactccctccgtttttatttactccgcatattagctTTGACTGAAGTGAAAttttataaagtttgaccaagtttgtaAGCTAGACATTGCCAAGGCCTTCAACAACGTCTCTTGGGAATACCTGCTCCAACTACTAGATAAGTTAGGCTTTAGTGCTAGATGGAGGGACTGGATTTCGACGATTCTAGCCAGTTCTTCTTCGGCTTTCGTCCTAAACGGCAGCTCCGGACGTGATATCGACCATCGTAGAGGGTTGCGGCAGGGAGaccccctctcgcctttgctttTCATCCTCGCCATTGACCCCCTTCATTGTCTTCTGGAGAGAGCAGAGGAGCTGGGCATGCTCACTCCCCTGCCGGGTAGGATAGGGCCCCTTAGAACTTGCCTATACGCCGACGATGCCATGATCTTCGCCGACCCCTCTCGCCAAGAGATCGACAATCTGCTTCTCCTGCTCGATAATTTTGGAAAGGCCACAGGGCTCTGCATCAACTTAGGAAAATCTTCAGTAGCCCCGATTAGGTGTAGCGACATTGATCTTCAGGACATTCTACATGGCTTTGGCGGTTCGGTGGTCGGCTTCCCGCTACGCTACTTAGGGCTCCCCATTACAATCTCCCGCGTCCGCTTGGTTCATCTTCAATTCATACTCGATCGCATCAGAGCCAGACTGGCGGCTTGGAAAGGGCGCCTCATGTCTATTGCAGGCCGTAGGGTTCTTGTCCGATCCGTCCTAACGGCGCTCCCAACCTTTGCTCTGACGGTGCTGCGCGCTCCAAAGAAGTTGCTCAAAGACATTGACAGTGCAGGCGGTGTTTTCTCTGGGCTCAAGACGAGGAGCTCTCCGGTGGCAAATGCAAGGTCAACTGGTCCACCGTCTGCTCCCCGACGGACTACGGTGGCCTAGGCGTCCTTGATCTGCAGCGCTTTACTTGAGCTCTAAGGCTCAGGTGGCTCTGGTTCCGCTGGCGTAATCCCGATCGGCCTTGGGCGGGCTCGGAGCTGCCCTGCGACGACACGGACAAGGAGCTCTTCGCTGCAGCAACAAAGGTGACCATTGGCAACGGGGAAACTGCTTCGTTCTGGAGCAGTACCTGGCTGGGATCAACGACCCTGAGATTCTCCTTCCCGGCCCTGTATGCTCATGCTCGGAGAAAAAACAGATCAGTTAGGGATGCCCTCTCTGCTGACACCTGGATCCGCGACCTTGCCCACGGAAACACCAATGCTCTCCTTCACGATTTCCTTGCGCTGGCCAGATGCATTCGACTCGCCGCTGTGCAGTTGCAGCCGGAGATCCCTGATGAAATCACATGGAAATTTTCAGCTTCAGGAAACTACACTGCTGCCTCGGCTTACAACATGCAATTCATTGGCAAGATCAGATCTCCTCAGAACAAAATTGTCTGGAGCACTTGGGCTCCGGGGAAGATCAAGATCTTCTGCTGGCTATTGTTCAAGCAAAGAATCTGGTGCAATGACAGACTATAGAGAAGAGGATGGCCAAACGGATACTtctgtcaactatgtctcaggaACCTGGAAACGGCGGCGCACCTCTTCTGGCAGTGCAACTTTGCTCGGGCGGTTTGGCAGGGGCTCGCGGCGTGGACTGGATGTGCGGCCGTCGCCCCGGCCCGATGGCAGTTGTTATCAAACTCCACTCAAATTGTCACCAAGATGATCGAGGACACCGCCCCAACTTTCAGAAAAGGTGCCAACCCCCTCATCCTCCTGGCGTTGTGGGAAATTTGGAGGGAAAGAAACAGCTGCACTTTCAGAGACAAGGTGTCCTCCGTTTCAGAGGTGGCTGCATCCATCAGAAGAGCGATCGACCTGTGGCGCGCCGCAGGCGCTACGTGCCTTGAGACCCCGTTCGGGGACATGTCGGAAGATACGTAAAATTCAGACCTCTAGTTTTCTATTTTCTCTTTGATTTCTTTTCTCTTCTTTCCTTGACCTACGGGTCACCCCCGCCATGTTTGAATTCTCCAGTGCTCTCTGCTAAATCAATGAAAAGCCAGGAATCCCTGGATCTTTAAAAAAAAACATTTACAGTAACAAATTTATATGATGTGAAAATATATGCAATGATGAATCCAATGGTATAGATTTGGTGGTGTATATGTTATTATATTTTTCTACAAACTTACATAAAGTTTGACTTAAGACAAACCTAATatgtggagtaaataaaaatggagagAGTATTATCATATAACATGGATTATTCTTGATATTAGTAATATTTACATATGTTTAGGCTAAAGAAGATGTAGATAAGCCAGGGCTTCAAGCAATGCTGCAAAAGGTGTTGCAACTATATGCTTCCAACTTTCTCCGAAAACGCAGTTACGCTTATAAAGGTAATCCTTTCTTTATGTCTTCCCAGCTATAAATATCAAGAAATAACTGCGTATTTTGGTTGAATCTTGAGTGCCTGTGTTGACATTCTCAGGGGGAGAGGTTGTAGTGCCTGAAAAGTTTCTTGAATCGATAATAGAGGGTATGAATTTTACCCAAGAGATTGTTTATATTGTGTCTATAATCACCGTCTCTGATATGTTGAGTTTGCGCAATGCAGCTCCCGAAAATGACTGGAATAGGCTGTTGCTTGATGGACTTACAGTTGGAAAGGGAGATGTTTCACCTGAAGAATTTTACGCTGTTACCAAGAAGAGAATTGAGAGAATCTTGATTCGCACGGTAAGATTCATAACCTCCTGAGTTCTATGTAACTATTTTAACTTGTCAGTGCCTTGCGCTGAGCATCCCCTCACACAATTGTCTCTGTAATTTATATTTATATTTTTGACAGGAAGGTGGTTCTTATCAGCAACGGGTACTTGTCGAATATATAAAAGAGATACAAGCTAGAGCAGAGGAAATAGTGAACCGGCTTCAAGGCCCAGCTGTGTAACGTTTATGGTACATTTGTAATTTCAGAACCAGTTATATCAAATAAATGAGAAATAATGATTCCATAATTTAGCCATTTTTTTACTAGAAGAATACTTTGTGGTAATCATTAATCAAACTCTTTGTCGGCTCACCTGAAGAGGGTTCTGTACTAGAGATTCCCAAGCTTAATACTCGTCAGTCGTCACCCTCAAGTATCTACATGTCATCTCTGTTTTACAGGCATTTAGTTTGACAGCACATCCAGTATTGCAGTATCGATCTTACACGGTTAAAGCACTTAACTCCTGGAAACAGAAGTGTGACGCTATATGCAGCAAAGCAATGAAGAGTTAATACTAATATTACTTATTTTCAGGGAAGCATAACAGACTGTCCTCTTGAAAGACAGCCTTAAGAGGAATCACCTATCTTACCAGTTAGACAATGGATACATTTTTAAAATGTTGGCTTTGTTCAACTAACACCAAAAATGTCTGTTCCCTGAATTGCATAGGTTCCCCTGGTCACTGTTAATCTATGGATCCACCGGTATTTCCTTGGTATTTTCAAGTTTTATACAGAAATTCATTTTCTTTTGGTGAGCATATTTCTTAAAGGTGGGATAGTTAGTCTCTA
Coding sequences within it:
- the LOC125506715 gene encoding uncharacterized protein LOC125506715, whose translation is MATATASTSLRPPPSPSPPRLAGSLRQWCWGTPTHSSRRAFHAHRRKRNTLLCAAVKGPEESFKKTIEVDRLIDMLRDANPGELDLIVVENILAFSEGFWVRLAARIDLCKSDDDKKDYEELAENVMNIVDRVVHKTDEKIEQSTDVLKAIISPVMNEGEDAMWPPRNPEALKLMEKEISNREKEGQLDESFLSEVNAQLRQAKEDVDKPGLQAMLQKVLQLYASNFLRKRSYAYKGGEVVVPEKFLESIIEAPENDWNRLLLDGLTVGKGDVSPEEFYAVTKKRIERILIRTEGGSYQQRVLVEYIKEIQARAEEIVNRLQGPAV